In the genome of Penaeus monodon isolate SGIC_2016 chromosome 30, NSTDA_Pmon_1, whole genome shotgun sequence, the window AGAATAGTTTTACCATAGTTGGATACAGAGCTGTAGCAACATATAAAGTGGAATGGATGCTGGTAAAATGTCAGAAGTAATTAAATTTCGAacatttttgtggttttattctGCATCAGGTTAATTTGATAACATTGTGCTGTATATCTTtacaatgtatgaatatatacaaactgAGAATTGCTTAAATGTGGCATCATCATTTGTTGTGTGAATTACTGTACGCAGTATTGAAGAAGTTTAAAACTTGTCTACCTGTGTGGGGCCTTACAGAGGAATTTGTTGGGAGCCTTATTACCTACTACAAAGTCCTTCCCTGCATATGTCACTCAGTACACAGTAGTAATAGTCTAGTTTCTTATCATTGTGGAGAATATAATGGCAATGACAGTATACAAATTATTTGGCTTTGTATAATTATGAGTGGTTTACAGTTAAATGTTGCTACAGACATTTTAGAACAGTTCTTCATGGAGGGTTAAAGACCTAGAGGCCATGTAAATCAACCTGTCAGTAACAGTAGCAAAATTTGAATGTGAATACTATTTAGTACAACATGTGTACCTTTTCTTCATATAATCAGGTCAGTGATTAGACGATCATGGAATAATCAAAAGATTTTGTAAAATCTACCATTTGCCTCTTCCGTCTTAGTGCTAATCCTTTGCCTGTTTCTCATATAATGCTGTTCCTGATAAGCTTAGTTCTGTAtgccatataaaatgtatactcCTTATAAAAGAAAAGCATCCATTTTCATTTCTGTGAAGCAACTTACCAAACACAGGGGATACTTTATCTAGCCTTCGTATGAAGTCATTAGTAATGAAGAAACatgtttttctatattataaaaagCACTTACTGAATATGCACTTTTGTATGAACCCATTAAATGGGATTGAGACACTGTAGTATAGTGGTAACACAAACAACTGAGGACCAGGCAAATCTCCAAGCAAGTGGGTTCAAACCCTACCATGGTCTACTAGCAATAGTGGTCTATTCCTGCTAAGTCCTTTTTAAGAAGACACTATCCAAAGCCTGTGCAGGCAGGGAAATGAATAACATAATACCAGTCATTTTATGAAGACATTAGAGAGAAGTTATGATATCCCTATGTCTTATGACAGGAACTACTTGAACACTAACCtcacattttactattattataaatgcttatttttttcttcatcttNNNNNNNNNNNNNNNNNNNNNNNNNNNNNNNNNNNNNNNNNNNNNNNNNNNNNNNNNNNNNNNNNNNNNNNNNNNNNNNNNNNNNNNNNNNNNNNNNNNNNNNNNNNNNNNNNNNNNNNNNNNNNNNNNNNNNNNNNNNNNNNNNNNNNNNNNNNNNNNNNNNNNNNNNNNNNNNNNNNNNNNNNNNNNNNNNNNNNNNNNNNNNNNNNNNNNNNNNNNNTGTTTGACcttaaattcccttttcccatttacaGCAGCAAGAATTTGACTGGGTGCTCAGTGAGGAAGTTCCAAGGGTATTTACACAAGTGATGCAAGTTCTTAAGGTAAGAACAGAGCTTTTGTATTCAGTTTTCACCCTTTAAGAGCTAAAGTGAACTATCAACCCTGCCACGTATTGTAAGTAACAAGCTAAATGCTGTGCAACATACTGATTCCCACCTCTGACCAGCTCAGCTATGAGATGAAAATTGGTGGTTCAGAGCTTCGCACATTCACAAACTCTTGAGAAATTATTAAATGGTCATTTTTCCTAACAGAGTGATGTAGTGATGCATATCCTACATAATAACACTAATCAGCATATAGCACAACTTGCACGAAAGCTTCACTGTCAGCTCTGAAGAAGCAGCACAGACACACATTGCATGTTTGATAATGTTAAAATAGATGGACTTTTTTGTCTTATGtcttatatttatctttctactttTGAATTGGTTTcttcttcaattttctttctaTGTTAAATTAATTAGATGGAGAGCTACTGAAAATAGTGTTATGAATTTGtgtatatagcctatatatatacctgttttttgttttactgcTTTTGCCCCTCTGATTTNNNNNNNNNNNNNNNNNNNNNNNNNNNNNNNNNNNNNNNNNNNNNNNNNNNNNNNNACAAACATTTGTCTTACATATTGACGGATCATTCTGTTTCACAATAACCATATGTCGCTTTTTGTACTCATTGAGCTCATAAAGAAACTTTTGAaacttttatcttaaaaaaacaatgaaaaaaaatagtttagtaaaagatatattaaatacattgACCTCCACATTTCTTTCAGGAATGCTGTACTCACTTCCCTGTCCCACTGTGTGGTAATGAGACAGCTGTCAAACAAGAGAAGTTTATCATGTCTACAGCTGCACACAGCACACAGGACCAAGTCAAGTGTGTAGTCACTGTGACAGGAGACACCATTAGTCAGGCAGTAAGTCAAGCATAAAggtgatgtagatatatatgagacAACGCAATCAAGTATGCCATAAAGTATAGTTGACCTTAATGATCAGATTTTCaaaaatgttaataccaatagtatagtagtatatctTAGTGTCATTCACTTTAAAATTGTATCCCAATTAGAGGTTGTAATAATATACACTGTACATTAGGACATCAACATGAAGGTGGCCAAACACCAAAACCAAGTGCACCGTACCAGTGTGACACCCGATGCACCATGGCGGATACAACAGATTCAAGATGCAGGGAACTTTCTGCAGCTTGCAATACAGTTCTTGCAAGGACATGGAGCTAATAACTCTTTTAAGTAAGaaggaaatgtatttttaaagttattgAGATTAAACAATGAGTTCTGAAGATACATATCATGGCAAATTGATGATTGAGTGGTAATATGATCATAGTTTTTTTCATACAACTGATAAACTTTTATACAAATTCTGTgtttatatacaagaaaaaaaatgcagattgaATACTTTTGTATGCTCTTCTTACGAAGTAATTATAATCCAGTGCACTGAGATTTCCATTGATTTGAGGAATAATATTATTGGCAATTTACAATGAGCATTAGTCTTGCTAAATTCATTGATGTGCTGGAAGTTCTAAGCAGATGAATACATTGCAGCATTATATGATTCAGCTGTCCTTGAAAAGAATCTAGAATACTGAGATTGCTAAATTGgcctttcttctttacttttcgtACTTTGAATTTGCAAAGGACAAGTAGTGAGGTCTTGAATGTGTTGGGTCAACTAATCAAGATGCTGCAGACTGGACGTAGCAGCCTTCTCATTCCTCGGAAAAAGACAATTGATGAACTTCTGAGTAGCAGAAATATGGTAAATATTAAACCACCTTGCATAAATATGCTGGAATATTTGTCATCCTCGTCTGAACAGTACTAAATATCATTGATTGTATTCATTTCATTTGACAGAAATCCCTGACACCTCCTTTGCCAGGGGATTTGGCAGTAAGCTTTTACATTCAAGCTCACAAACTAGTGCTTGCTGTGTATCACCTTTCAAATGCTGCTGGAACCATGAAGTTTGAGAGTGTCCAGGCTGAGTGTGCTGTACCTTG includes:
- the LOC119592562 gene encoding protein rogdi-like codes for the protein MLDNDRGELALLQQEFDWVLSEEVPRVFTQVMQVLKECCTHFPVPLCGNETAVKQEKFIMSTAAHSTQDQVKCVVTVTGDTISQADINMKVAKHQNQVHRTSVTPDAPWRIQQIQDAGNFLQLAIQFLQGHGANNSFKTSSEVLNVLGQLIKMLQTGRSSLLIPRKKTIDELLSSRNMKSLTPPLPGDLAVSFYIQAHKLVLAVYHLSNAAGTMKFESVQAECAVPWLSPVLVCFTTALHLAHQLRDKISVFSQFKDFTPDSCSVSTISC